In Methylobacterium aquaticum, the following are encoded in one genomic region:
- the meaB gene encoding methylmalonyl Co-A mutase-associated GTPase MeaB, with the protein MTVPAPDLAQILSGNRAALARAITLVESKRADHRAAARELLDAALPHAGKAVRVGITGVPGVGKSTTIDALGAALTARGHKVAVLAVDPSSSRTGGSILGDKTRMARLAVDPNAFIRPSPSSGTLGGVAAKTRETMILCEAAGFDVVLVETVGVGQSETAVADLTDFFLVLMLPGAGDELQGIKKGILELADMIAVNKADGEEGMRRALAAAAEYRAALHILTPASATWSPPVTTMSGLAGQGLDALWDAILDHRGKLTATGEIAAKRRDQDVKWMWALVHERLHQRLTGSAEVRKTTAEAERRVAAGERSPAAGADLIAELIGL; encoded by the coding sequence ATGACCGTTCCGGCCCCCGACCTCGCCCAGATCCTGTCCGGCAACCGCGCCGCCCTCGCCCGTGCCATCACGCTGGTCGAGTCGAAGCGCGCCGATCACCGCGCCGCCGCCCGCGAACTCCTCGATGCCGCCCTGCCGCATGCCGGCAAGGCGGTGCGGGTCGGCATCACCGGCGTGCCGGGGGTGGGCAAGTCCACCACCATCGACGCCCTCGGCGCCGCCCTGACGGCGCGGGGCCACAAGGTGGCGGTGCTGGCGGTCGATCCGAGCTCGTCGCGGACCGGCGGCTCGATCCTCGGCGACAAGACCCGGATGGCGCGGCTCGCCGTCGATCCCAACGCCTTCATCCGGCCCTCGCCCTCCTCGGGCACGCTGGGCGGCGTCGCCGCCAAGACCCGCGAGACGATGATCCTGTGCGAGGCCGCCGGCTTCGACGTGGTGCTGGTCGAGACCGTCGGCGTCGGCCAGTCCGAGACGGCGGTGGCGGATCTCACCGACTTCTTCCTGGTGCTGATGCTGCCCGGCGCCGGCGACGAGTTGCAAGGCATCAAGAAGGGCATCCTCGAACTCGCCGATATGATCGCGGTCAACAAGGCCGACGGCGAGGAGGGGATGCGCCGCGCGCTGGCCGCCGCCGCCGAGTACCGGGCGGCCCTGCACATCCTGACCCCGGCGAGCGCCACCTGGTCGCCGCCGGTGACGACGATGTCGGGCCTCGCCGGCCAGGGGCTCGACGCCCTGTGGGACGCGATCCTCGACCATCGCGGCAAGCTCACCGCCACCGGCGAGATCGCCGCGAAGCGCCGGGACCAGGACGTGAAGTGGATGTGGGCGCTGGTCCACGAGCGGCTGCACCAGCGCCTCACCGGCAGCGCCGAGGTGCGCAAGACGACGGCGGAGGCCGAGCGCAGGGTGGCGGCCGGCGAGCGCTCGCCGGCCGCGGGCGCCGACCTGATCGCCGAACTGATCGGCTTGTAG
- a CDS encoding outer membrane protein, with amino-acid sequence MNKFLASLAAATALTSAAAAADLPRRAAPPPVFSPVPVFTWTGFYLGVNAGYGFDANSRSTSRYNLPAGSVIGSETTNGVVSLNTNRTDNSGFTGGAQIGYNYQFTPGSGFVVGIEADAQYVDFARRTRGTLSYGFAGNTGLAFAPPAATVFTSGNGLDYFGTVRGRLGYAFDRTLVYGTGGFAYGSGSEDQNFAGGRFRDSFRTGYAAGGGIEYALPTDSFLNFFRSNAVTLKVEGLYVNLDSKKDAFRGFYDLGTNAVYLRGAAANTEFAVVRAGLNYKFGSY; translated from the coding sequence ATGAACAAGTTCCTGGCCTCGCTGGCCGCCGCCACCGCCCTCACCTCGGCTGCCGCCGCGGCCGACCTGCCGCGCCGCGCGGCCCCGCCGCCGGTCTTCTCCCCGGTGCCGGTCTTCACCTGGACGGGCTTCTATCTCGGCGTGAATGCCGGCTACGGCTTCGACGCCAACAGCCGCAGCACCTCCCGCTACAACCTTCCGGCCGGATCGGTGATCGGTTCGGAGACCACGAACGGCGTCGTCTCCCTCAACACGAACCGGACCGACAATTCCGGCTTCACCGGCGGCGCGCAGATCGGCTACAACTACCAGTTCACGCCGGGCTCGGGCTTCGTGGTCGGCATCGAGGCCGACGCGCAATACGTCGACTTCGCCCGCCGCACCCGTGGCACGCTGAGCTACGGCTTTGCCGGCAATACCGGCCTGGCTTTCGCGCCGCCCGCGGCCACCGTCTTCACCAGCGGCAACGGCCTCGACTATTTCGGCACCGTCCGCGGCCGCCTCGGCTACGCCTTCGACCGCACGCTCGTCTACGGCACCGGCGGCTTCGCCTACGGCTCGGGCAGCGAGGACCAGAACTTCGCCGGCGGCCGCTTCCGCGACAGCTTCCGCACCGGCTACGCGGCCGGCGGCGGCATCGAGTACGCCCTGCCCACCGACTCGTTCCTGAACTTCTTCCGGTCGAACGCCGTCACGCTGAAGGTCGAAGGCCTCTACGTGAACCTCGACAGCAAGAAGGACGCCTTCCGCGGCTTCTACGATCTCGGCACCAACGCCGTGTACCTGCGCGGTGCCGCCGCCAACACCGAGTTCGCCGTCGTCCGCGCCGGCCTGAACTACAAGTTCGGCTCGTACTAG
- a CDS encoding SOUL family heme-binding protein, translating to MDKVLYYAVTLVESVLGVFGVRAFYDQPRYAVVERLDRGVEIRSYETRVAVETDARGQGDGEAFGRLFRYITGANRAGDRIAMTAPVEAGGQRIAMTVPVEQVTGGTMRFFLPHAVAAAGAPEPTEPGVRLITVPPERIAALRFSGRITPEARAEQERILADVLRAAGKVPAAAPFFMGYDPPFAIPFLRRNEVAVRLGT from the coding sequence ATGGACAAGGTTCTCTACTACGCCGTCACCCTGGTCGAATCGGTCCTCGGCGTGTTCGGGGTGCGCGCCTTCTACGACCAGCCGCGCTACGCGGTGGTCGAACGGCTCGACCGCGGCGTCGAGATCCGGTCCTACGAGACGCGGGTCGCGGTCGAGACCGACGCCCGTGGGCAGGGCGACGGCGAGGCCTTCGGGCGGCTCTTCCGCTACATCACCGGCGCCAACCGGGCCGGCGACCGCATCGCCATGACCGCCCCCGTCGAGGCCGGCGGCCAGCGCATCGCAATGACGGTGCCGGTGGAGCAGGTGACCGGCGGCACGATGCGGTTCTTCCTGCCGCATGCCGTCGCGGCCGCCGGCGCGCCGGAGCCGACCGAGCCCGGGGTTCGCCTCATTACGGTGCCGCCGGAGCGGATCGCGGCCTTGCGCTTCTCCGGCCGCATCACGCCGGAGGCGAGGGCAGAACAGGAACGGATTCTGGCCGATGTGCTGCGGGCGGCAGGGAAAGTTCCGGCGGCTGCGCCCTTCTTCATGGGATACGACCCGCCTTTCGCGATCCCGTTCCTGCGGCGGAACGAGGTGGCGGTGCGGCTGGGGACGTGA
- a CDS encoding PhoH family protein, with protein MKRRRARLELVDDRPIRVHRTRFEEERNPPPIQPMTARQAEYLDALGSHPQVIVLGPAGTGKTYIAGTRAADLLRQRRVAKVVITRPNVPSGRSLGFFPGTLEDKIAPWVAPLTETMKERMGEGAFEIAVKAGDIEVVPFEVMRGRTFKNCLVILDEAQNTTPAEIKMFLTRIGDDTQVIINGDVSQTDLRETSGLRTVIHLVKSRMMPVPIVEFGLDDIVRSGICAEWVRAFEEARV; from the coding sequence GTGAAGAGACGACGCGCACGACTTGAACTGGTTGATGACCGCCCGATCCGAGTGCATCGCACTCGCTTCGAGGAGGAGCGCAACCCGCCACCGATTCAGCCGATGACGGCCCGTCAGGCCGAGTATCTGGACGCCCTCGGGTCCCACCCGCAAGTGATCGTGCTCGGCCCCGCCGGCACCGGCAAGACCTACATCGCCGGAACCCGCGCCGCCGACCTGCTGCGCCAGCGCAGGGTCGCCAAGGTGGTCATCACCCGGCCGAACGTGCCCTCCGGCCGCTCCCTCGGCTTCTTCCCCGGCACCCTGGAAGACAAGATCGCGCCCTGGGTCGCGCCGCTGACCGAGACCATGAAGGAGCGCATGGGCGAAGGTGCCTTCGAGATCGCCGTCAAGGCCGGCGACATCGAGGTTGTCCCCTTCGAGGTGATGCGCGGGCGCACGTTCAAGAACTGCCTGGTGATCCTCGACGAGGCCCAGAACACCACCCCGGCCGAGATCAAGATGTTCCTGACCCGGATCGGCGACGACACCCAGGTCATCATCAACGGCGACGTCTCGCAGACCGACCTGCGCGAGACGTCGGGGCTGCGCACCGTGATTCACCTGGTCAAGAGCCGGATGATGCCGGTCCCGATCGTCGAGTTCGGCCTGGACGACATCGTGCGCTCGGGGATCTGTGCCGAGTGGGTGCGGGCCTTCGAGGAAGCGCGGGTTTGA
- a CDS encoding MarC family protein translates to MMPFPGAEAALQSFLLAFSALFSIVNPPGAALIFAQVTAGRSHDERTWLSRRIGVYAAAVMLVSLWAGASVLSFFGISLSALRIAGGLVVAAQAWSLLATPEQREARKTAQAEPVQGSEDGPEPTALAEIAFFPLTLPFTTGPGTIAVAIALGAGRPEGGADRIAYLAGASAASLVIALMVLLAYASADRLVERLGHARARVLGRLAAFLLLCVGTQITLTGITDVLGPLIATARTGAVP, encoded by the coding sequence GTGATGCCGTTTCCGGGCGCCGAGGCCGCGCTGCAGAGCTTCCTTCTGGCCTTCTCGGCCCTGTTCTCGATCGTCAACCCGCCCGGGGCGGCGCTGATCTTCGCGCAGGTGACGGCCGGCCGCAGTCACGACGAGCGCACCTGGCTGTCGCGCCGCATCGGCGTCTACGCGGCGGCGGTGATGCTGGTCTCGCTCTGGGCCGGGGCCTCGGTGCTGAGCTTCTTCGGCATCTCGCTCTCGGCGTTGCGCATCGCCGGCGGCCTCGTGGTGGCGGCGCAGGCCTGGAGCCTGCTCGCCACGCCCGAGCAGCGCGAGGCCCGCAAGACCGCGCAGGCCGAGCCGGTCCAGGGCAGCGAGGACGGCCCCGAGCCGACGGCGCTCGCCGAGATCGCGTTCTTTCCCCTGACGCTGCCCTTCACCACCGGGCCCGGCACCATCGCGGTGGCGATCGCGCTCGGCGCCGGACGGCCGGAGGGCGGCGCCGACCGGATCGCCTATCTCGCCGGCGCCTCGGCGGCCTCGCTCGTCATCGCCCTGATGGTCCTGCTGGCCTACGCCTCGGCCGACCGGCTGGTCGAGCGGCTCGGCCATGCCCGGGCCCGGGTGCTCGGGCGGCTCGCGGCCTTCCTGCTCCTCTGCGTCGGCACCCAGATCACGCTGACCGGAATTACCGACGTGCTGGGACCGCTCATCGCGACTGCCAGGACAGGCGCCGTCCCGTGA
- a CDS encoding cupin domain-containing protein, with the protein MHNLTAPNLTASEVVRLLDLKPHPEGGHYRETFRDSREVDGRPASTAIYYLLDVGETSEWHRVDATEVWLWHAGAPMVVTTSPNGHDAEARHLGPDLARGHRPQIVVPAHHWQTATSLGAWTLVSCTVAPGFRFEGFEMAPPDWRPMPR; encoded by the coding sequence ATGCACAACCTGACTGCCCCGAATCTCACCGCCTCGGAGGTCGTGCGCCTGCTCGACCTCAAGCCCCACCCGGAGGGAGGGCATTACCGCGAGACGTTCCGCGATTCCCGCGAGGTCGACGGGCGTCCCGCCTCGACGGCGATCTACTACCTGCTCGATGTCGGCGAGACCTCGGAATGGCACCGGGTCGACGCGACGGAGGTCTGGCTCTGGCATGCCGGGGCGCCGATGGTCGTCACCACCAGCCCGAACGGCCACGACGCCGAGGCGCGCCATCTCGGCCCCGACCTCGCCCGGGGCCACCGGCCGCAGATCGTGGTGCCGGCCCATCACTGGCAGACCGCCACCAGCCTCGGCGCCTGGACCCTGGTGAGCTGCACCGTGGCGCCGGGCTTCCGCTTCGAGGGCTTCGAGATGGCGCCGCCGGACTGGCGGCCGATGCCGCGCTGA
- a CDS encoding alpha/beta hydrolase, with protein sequence MTANAVPTRRGLARLGLSAFASLSLGGCLGGGFGGGLLGDAPGPEKQSALDVSPVLLVATTRRPADPAGRPPYFTDQRGRGLAFATVRLAPPDRSLLGKVSSVVTGDWRIASAPRVVTGPEAATAFAEAALGRDVLIYVHGYRESFETAAVSAAQLSDGIRFRGVSGLFTWPSAGKTFDYGYDRESALWSRDAFEDLLRALATAQGGRIHIVAHSMGTLLTLETLRMLRADAGEAALDRIGAIVLAAPDIDIDLFTNGIERLGTAAQKITVISSTNDRALELSSTIAGGVVRAGAADRSRLEALGVRVADASEYGSGFINHDLFLSNVEVQQVIKRAVARADGR encoded by the coding sequence ATGACAGCGAACGCCGTGCCGACGCGCCGGGGCCTGGCCCGCCTCGGCCTTTCCGCCTTCGCCAGCCTGTCGCTGGGCGGCTGCCTCGGCGGTGGGTTCGGTGGCGGCCTTCTGGGCGACGCGCCGGGGCCGGAGAAGCAATCGGCGCTCGACGTCAGCCCGGTGCTGCTCGTCGCCACCACCCGCCGCCCCGCCGACCCGGCCGGCCGCCCGCCCTACTTCACCGACCAGCGCGGCCGCGGCCTGGCCTTCGCCACCGTTCGCCTCGCCCCGCCCGACCGCTCGCTGCTCGGCAAGGTCTCGTCGGTGGTCACCGGCGACTGGCGCATCGCCTCGGCACCCCGGGTGGTGACCGGCCCCGAGGCCGCCACCGCCTTCGCGGAAGCGGCGCTGGGCCGCGACGTGCTGATCTACGTCCACGGCTACCGCGAATCGTTCGAGACCGCCGCGGTGAGCGCGGCGCAGCTCTCCGACGGCATCCGCTTCCGCGGCGTCTCCGGCCTGTTCACCTGGCCCTCGGCGGGAAAAACCTTCGATTACGGCTACGACCGCGAGAGCGCCTTGTGGTCGCGCGACGCCTTCGAGGACCTGCTGCGGGCGCTCGCCACCGCGCAGGGCGGGCGCATCCACATCGTCGCCCATTCGATGGGCACGCTGCTCACCCTCGAGACCCTGCGCATGCTGCGGGCCGATGCCGGCGAGGCGGCCCTCGACCGGATCGGCGCCATCGTGCTCGCCGCACCCGACATCGACATCGACCTGTTCACCAACGGCATCGAGCGATTGGGCACCGCGGCGCAGAAGATCACGGTGATCTCCTCCACCAACGACCGGGCGCTCGAACTGTCGAGCACCATCGCGGGCGGCGTGGTGCGGGCGGGGGCGGCCGATCGCAGCCGTCTGGAAGCGCTCGGCGTGCGGGTCGCCGATGCCTCGGAATATGGCAGCGGCTTCATCAACCACGACCTGTTCCTGTCGAACGTCGAGGTGCAGCAGGTGATCAAGCGGGCGGTGGCGCGGGCGGATGGGCGGTGA
- a CDS encoding NAD(P)-dependent oxidoreductase, producing the protein MAHLLVIGASQGIGLETVKAALAAGHRVRAFARSAGKIALSDPNLERFPGDALSAPDITAALDGVDAVVQALGVPFRDLFGPVRLFSDATNVLVPAMEKSGIRRLVAVTGFGTGDSRAAIGPLQRLPFRLVFGRAYDDKDAQEIRIRQSGLDWTLVRPGVLTGGSATGRYQVLDRPSSWTNGLIARADVAQFIVREIETGDHVRRPVVLIHHPLPV; encoded by the coding sequence ATGGCCCATCTCCTCGTCATCGGCGCCAGCCAGGGCATCGGGCTGGAAACGGTGAAGGCGGCGCTCGCCGCGGGGCACCGGGTTCGCGCCTTCGCCCGCTCGGCGGGCAAGATCGCCCTCTCGGACCCGAATCTCGAACGCTTCCCCGGCGACGCCTTGTCGGCGCCCGACATCACGGCTGCGCTCGATGGCGTCGATGCCGTGGTGCAGGCCCTCGGCGTGCCGTTCCGCGACCTGTTCGGGCCGGTACGGCTGTTCTCGGACGCCACCAACGTGCTGGTGCCGGCCATGGAAAAATCCGGGATCCGCCGGCTGGTGGCGGTCACCGGGTTCGGCACCGGCGACAGCCGCGCGGCGATCGGCCCGCTCCAGCGCCTGCCGTTCCGCCTCGTCTTCGGCCGCGCCTACGACGACAAGGACGCACAGGAAATCCGCATCCGGCAGAGTGGTCTCGACTGGACCCTCGTCCGCCCCGGCGTGCTCACCGGCGGGTCGGCAACCGGGCGCTACCAGGTGCTCGACCGGCCGTCCTCGTGGACGAACGGGCTGATCGCCCGGGCGGACGTGGCACAATTCATCGTTCGGGAGATCGAGACCGGCGATCATGTCCGGCGCCCGGTCGTGCTGATCCACCACCCGTTGCCGGTCTGA
- the gloB gene encoding hydroxyacylglutathione hydrolase encodes MPEIRPEIRTFLCRSDNIGVLMRDPETGACAAIDVPEAAAVLRALDETGWRLTDILVTHRHGDHVEGIPEVKARTGARVTAPARAGSAVPQVDATVHEGDVVTVGSLAATVWETPGHCDDHVTYWFEAAGVAFAGDTLFTLGCGRVLEGPPQVLWRSLSRFLPLPDETVIYSGHDYVLSNTRFGLAAEPGNRNLADRAALAEKARAEGRFLVPTTLGEEKATNPFLRATEPALARAVGMEPGADPAAVFTALREWKNRF; translated from the coding sequence ATGCCCGAGATCCGTCCCGAGATCCGCACCTTCCTGTGCCGGAGCGACAATATCGGCGTGCTGATGCGCGATCCCGAGACCGGTGCCTGCGCGGCGATCGACGTACCGGAGGCGGCGGCCGTCCTGCGCGCCCTCGACGAGACCGGCTGGCGCCTGACCGACATCCTGGTCACCCACCGCCACGGCGACCACGTCGAGGGCATCCCCGAGGTGAAGGCGCGGACCGGGGCCCGGGTGACGGCGCCGGCGCGGGCCGGCAGCGCCGTGCCGCAGGTGGATGCGACCGTGCACGAGGGCGACGTGGTGACGGTGGGCTCGCTCGCAGCGACCGTCTGGGAGACCCCCGGCCATTGCGACGACCACGTCACCTACTGGTTCGAGGCGGCCGGCGTCGCGTTCGCCGGCGACACCCTGTTCACCCTCGGCTGCGGCCGGGTGCTCGAGGGCCCGCCCCAGGTGCTGTGGCGCTCGCTGTCGCGCTTCCTGCCCCTGCCCGACGAGACCGTGATCTATTCCGGCCACGACTACGTGCTGTCGAATACCCGCTTCGGGCTCGCCGCCGAGCCGGGGAACCGCAACCTCGCCGACCGGGCGGCCCTGGCCGAGAAGGCCAGGGCGGAGGGGCGCTTCCTGGTGCCGACGACGCTCGGAGAGGAGAAGGCCACCAACCCGTTCCTGCGCGCCACCGAGCCGGCGCTCGCCCGCGCCGTCGGGATGGAGCCCGGCGCCGACCCGGCGGCGGTGTTCACGGCCCTGCGCGAATGGAAGAACCGGTTCTGA
- a CDS encoding thioesterase family protein, translated as MADDRPASVFFFAPFVSSTMAIEPGWIDYNGHLNMAYYHVLFDRAVDEAFGVVGLGPDYMDSGRGTTFAAEVHVRYRRELVLDDPVRVTLQLIGFDEKRIHFYSEIRHATEGWVAASSENLSLHVDPATRRVAPFPEDIQANLSVMLGSHARLPRPDDLGRVIGIPARGREGHTARPDTMAFATAGARVRH; from the coding sequence ATGGCTGACGACCGCCCCGCTTCGGTCTTCTTCTTCGCGCCGTTCGTGTCGTCGACGATGGCGATCGAGCCGGGCTGGATCGACTATAACGGCCACCTGAACATGGCCTATTACCATGTCCTGTTCGACCGGGCGGTGGACGAGGCGTTCGGCGTCGTCGGCCTCGGGCCCGACTACATGGATTCCGGGCGCGGCACGACCTTCGCCGCCGAGGTCCATGTGCGCTACCGCCGCGAACTGGTGCTCGACGACCCGGTGCGGGTGACTTTGCAACTCATCGGTTTCGACGAGAAGCGGATCCACTTCTATTCCGAGATCCGCCACGCCACCGAGGGCTGGGTCGCCGCCAGTTCCGAGAACCTGTCGCTCCACGTCGATCCCGCGACCCGGCGCGTCGCGCCGTTCCCCGAGGACATCCAGGCCAACCTCTCGGTCATGCTCGGCTCGCATGCGAGGTTGCCGCGGCCCGACGATCTCGGCCGGGTGATCGGCATCCCGGCCCGCGGCCGCGAGGGCCACACTGCCCGGCCGGACACCATGGCCTTCGCGACCGCCGGAGCCCGGGTCAGGCACTGA
- a CDS encoding ATP-dependent helicase, which yields MTRELSAGTAPTSISARARAAVVPQDVSYLTGLNPEQRRAVEATDGPVLVLAGAGTGKTRVLTTRIAHLISTGRARPFDILAVTFTNKAAREMKERIGTLIGPAGEGMPWLGTFHAIGTKILRRHAELVGLSSDFTILGTDDQLRLLKQVIAAADLDEKRWPARSLAGTIDGWKNRGLSPEQVPAGEASAFGFGKGGGLYAAYQERLKSLNAVDFGDLLLLCLKLWRENPDVLTNYQQRFRYILVDEYQDTNVAQYLWLRLLAQGHRNVACVGDDDQSIYGWRGAEVDNILRFEHDFPGALVVRLENNYRSTGHILAAASVLIAHNEGRLGKTLRTDSPEGEKVTVTGAWDSEEEARLVCEEIESLQAKGHKLSEIAVLVRISAQMREIEDRFVQLGLPYRVVGGPRFYERAEIRDALAYLRIVANGSDDLAFERIFNTPKRGLGDATLQALHGLARRAKVPLLQAARMMSETEELKPKPRSTVRALCQSFSRWAKLLEDQPHTEVAQTILEESGYTEMWQKERTADATGRLENLKELVRSMEEFPDLASFLEHVSLVMDVNEAEGGDRVSLMTLHAAKGLEFDTVFLPGWENGLMPNQRALDESGRAGLEEERRLAHVGLTRARKRAKISFAVNRRIHGLWSSTVPSRFIDELPEASVAVLEAPASFSQGPSRFDRQAPAFGSSYSTPGWQRAQAQTAGQDRYGQGGFGGGGRGSSPGRRGPQQIEGTLVAKSTGTPSAYEVGARIFHTKFGPGSVAAVDGNKLTVDFDKAGRKMVLDSFVQPGSG from the coding sequence ATGACTCGCGAACTGTCCGCCGGGACCGCCCCGACCTCGATCTCCGCCCGCGCCCGCGCCGCGGTGGTGCCGCAGGACGTCTCCTACCTCACGGGGCTCAACCCCGAGCAGCGCCGCGCCGTCGAGGCGACGGACGGGCCGGTCCTGGTGCTGGCCGGCGCCGGCACCGGCAAGACCCGGGTGCTCACCACCCGCATCGCGCACCTGATCTCGACCGGGCGCGCCCGGCCCTTCGACATCCTGGCGGTGACCTTCACCAACAAGGCCGCCCGGGAGATGAAGGAGCGGATCGGCACGCTGATCGGCCCGGCCGGCGAGGGGATGCCGTGGCTCGGCACCTTCCACGCCATCGGCACCAAGATCCTGCGCCGCCACGCCGAGCTGGTGGGCCTGAGCTCCGACTTCACGATTCTCGGCACCGACGACCAGCTGCGGCTCTTGAAGCAGGTGATCGCCGCCGCCGATCTCGACGAGAAGCGCTGGCCGGCCCGCAGCCTCGCCGGCACGATCGACGGCTGGAAGAATCGCGGCCTGTCGCCCGAGCAGGTGCCGGCCGGCGAGGCCTCGGCCTTCGGCTTCGGCAAGGGCGGCGGGCTCTATGCCGCCTACCAGGAGCGGCTGAAGTCGCTCAACGCCGTCGATTTCGGCGACCTGCTGCTGCTCTGCCTGAAGCTGTGGCGCGAGAACCCGGACGTGCTGACCAATTACCAGCAGCGCTTCCGCTACATCCTGGTCGACGAGTACCAGGACACCAACGTCGCCCAGTATCTCTGGCTGCGCCTGCTCGCCCAAGGGCATCGCAACGTCGCCTGCGTCGGCGACGACGACCAGTCGATCTACGGCTGGCGCGGCGCCGAGGTCGACAACATCCTGCGCTTCGAGCACGACTTTCCCGGCGCCCTGGTGGTGCGGCTGGAGAACAACTACCGCTCGACCGGCCACATCCTGGCCGCCGCCTCGGTGCTGATCGCCCATAACGAGGGCCGGCTCGGCAAGACCCTGCGCACCGACAGCCCGGAGGGCGAGAAGGTCACGGTCACCGGCGCCTGGGATTCGGAGGAGGAGGCCCGCCTCGTCTGCGAGGAGATCGAGAGCCTCCAGGCCAAGGGCCACAAGCTGTCCGAGATCGCCGTGCTGGTCCGCATCTCGGCCCAGATGCGCGAGATCGAGGACCGCTTCGTCCAGCTCGGCCTGCCCTACCGCGTCGTCGGCGGCCCGCGCTTCTACGAGCGGGCCGAGATCCGCGACGCGCTGGCCTATTTGCGCATCGTCGCCAACGGCTCCGACGACCTCGCCTTCGAGCGCATCTTCAATACGCCGAAGCGCGGCCTCGGCGACGCGACGCTCCAGGCCCTGCACGGGCTCGCCCGCCGCGCCAAGGTGCCGCTGCTCCAGGCGGCCCGCATGATGAGCGAGACCGAGGAGCTGAAGCCCAAGCCCCGCTCGACCGTGCGCGCCCTGTGCCAGAGCTTTTCCCGCTGGGCCAAGCTCCTGGAGGACCAGCCGCACACGGAGGTGGCGCAGACGATCCTGGAGGAATCCGGCTATACCGAGATGTGGCAGAAGGAGCGCACCGCCGACGCCACCGGCCGCCTGGAGAACCTGAAGGAGCTGGTGCGCTCGATGGAGGAGTTCCCGGACCTCGCGAGCTTCCTCGAGCACGTCTCCCTCGTCATGGACGTCAACGAGGCCGAGGGCGGCGACCGGGTCAGCCTGATGACGCTGCATGCGGCGAAGGGCCTGGAATTCGACACCGTGTTCCTGCCCGGCTGGGAGAACGGCCTGATGCCGAACCAGCGCGCCCTCGACGAGAGCGGGCGGGCCGGCCTGGAGGAGGAACGGCGGCTGGCCCATGTCGGTCTCACCCGGGCGCGCAAGCGGGCCAAGATCTCGTTCGCGGTCAACCGCCGCATCCACGGCCTGTGGTCCTCGACCGTGCCGAGCCGCTTCATCGACGAGTTGCCCGAGGCCAGCGTCGCGGTGCTCGAGGCGCCGGCGAGCTTTTCGCAAGGCCCGTCGCGCTTCGACCGGCAGGCGCCGGCCTTCGGCTCGTCCTATTCCACCCCGGGCTGGCAGCGGGCGCAGGCGCAGACCGCCGGGCAGGATCGCTACGGCCAGGGCGGGTTTGGCGGGGGAGGGCGCGGTTCCTCGCCCGGCCGGCGCGGCCCGCAGCAGATCGAGGGCACGCTGGTGGCGAAGTCCACCGGCACGCCGTCGGCCTACGAGGTGGGGGCGCGCATCTTCCACACCAAATTCGGACCCGGCTCGGTGGCGGCCGTCGACGGCAACAAGCTCACCGTTGACTTCGACAAGGCCGGCCGAAAAATGGTCCTCGACAGCTTCGTCCAGCCGGGCTCGGGCTGA